Proteins found in one Labeo rohita strain BAU-BD-2019 unplaced genomic scaffold, IGBB_LRoh.1.0 scaffold_520, whole genome shotgun sequence genomic segment:
- the LOC127161006 gene encoding GTPase IMAP family member 9, producing MAGVKRGRHSPPIERPNMAEDVNMLSKLNVVLCGTDKTLKSFISNLILNQTDKRSELREYVKLEGEVHGRLITLVELPALTQLSKVEVMHQTLQCVTLCDPGVHVFLFIISDGPLTDEDKRETEEIQKIFSSKINNHIMVLIIQKSEHETAELNEEMKSLIDFFGGRHNFLGPNPELSMLVTKLEQMVQENSRSCYSTKTFLDEQIKKIEEMRKKINFLEKQIDQQDSTEASDDLRIVLLGKTGVGKSATGNTILGRKIFKEDMSYDSVTKECQRETAEINGRTITVIDTPGLFDTKLSQEEIQREITNCISMILPGPHVFLLLIPVGRFTQEEENTVKIIQETFGENSLMYTMVLFTRGDDLKNKTIEEYLGKSRSALIKLIEQCGNRYHVFNNNETGDRMQVSELLQKINDMVTANGGSYYTCKMFRQMEREKQEAQMKMLMDEVEELNREREELLIKHEEEKERMKMEEERQNHDKERRTREAHYK from the exons ATGGCTGgtg tTAAAAGAGGGCGGCATAGTCCACCTATTGAGCGGCCTAATA tggcagagGATGTCAACATGTTATCAAAGCTAAATGTGGTTCTTTGTGGGActgacaaaacattaaaatcctTCATATCAAACCTCATCCTGAACCAGACAGACAAACGTTCGGAGCTCAGAGAGTATGTGAAGCTGGAGGGTGAAGTTCATGGACGTCTGATCACTCTGGTGGAGCTTCCAGCTCTTACTCAGCTCTCAAAAGTGGAAGTGATGCATCAGACTCTTCAGTGTGTGACTCTATGTGATCCTGGAGTTCATGTGTTCCTCTTCATTATTTCTGATGGTCCACTTACTGATGAAGACAAAAGAGAAACAGAGGAGATCCAGAAAATATTCAGCTCAAAGATCAACAACCACATCATGGTCCTCATAATCCAGAAGTCAGAACATGAGACAGCAGAACTGAATGAAGAAATGAAGTCTCTCATTGATTTTTTTGGTGGAAGACACAATTTCCTTGGTCCAAACCCAGAGCTGTCCATGTTGGTGACAAAACTGGAGCAGATGGTGCAAGAAAATAGCAGAAGCTGTTactccacaaaaacatttttagatgaacaaataaaaaaaattgaagaaatgaggaagaaaataaactttttagaGAAACAGATTGACCAACAAG ATTCAACAGAGGCTTCAGATGATCTGAGGATTGTCCTGCTGGGAAAAACTGGAGTTGGGAAGAGTGCAACTGGAAACACCATCTTAgggagaaaaatatttaaagaagacATGTCTTATGATTCAGTTACTAAAGAATGTCAGAGAGAGACAGCTGAAATCAATGGCAGAACTATTACTGTAATTGACACTCCAGGACTGTTTGATACTAAACTCAGTCAAGAAGAGATCCAGAGAGAAATCACCAACTGTATCTCAATGATTCTGCCAGGACCACATGTGTTTCTCTTATTGATACCAGTGGGACGTTTCACTCAGGAGGAGGAAAACACTGTGAAGATCATTCAAGAGACTTTTGGTGAAAACTCATTAATGTACACCATGGTGCTCTTCACCAGAGGAGATGATCTGAAGAATAAGACCATTGAAGAGTACCTGGGTAAATCAAGATCTGCTTTGATAAAGCTCATTGAACAGTGTGGAAACAGATACCATGTGTTCAATAATAATGAGACTGGAGACCGTATGCAGGTGTCTGAACTACTGCAGAAAATCAATGACATGGTCACAGCAAATGGAGGGAGTTACTACACATGTAAGATGTTCAGACAGatggaaagagaaaaacaagaagCACAAATGAAGATGCTAATGGACGAAGTGGAGGAActgaacagagagagagaagaactCCTGATCAAAcatgaagaagaaaaagagagaatgaagaTGGAGGAAGAAAGACAGAATCATGACAAAGAGAGAAGAACAAGAGAAGCACActacaaatga